In the genome of Sebastes fasciatus isolate fSebFas1 chromosome 23, fSebFas1.pri, whole genome shotgun sequence, the window CTAAATCTTCTTCATTAACAAACCTGACGATACTTGGGAAAGCAGGAATATCGCTACATGGCCTGTTTGGTATTAATTTTAATGGAATTTATCttgtttattatcatatttCTGCGTATCGTAGTTGCAGTGCACAACAAATAAAactaatttcacaaaaaaaaacgtataataatagattataatcaAGGGGACTGATATCCACTGTGGGCATATAGGATAGCTCAACTGTGTTATAAGAAAATATGATGATTAACACAATTTGAAGACAATGCTAGAATAAAAGATTCAATGACATTTCTCTTCATAATGTATGTAATTAGTTTAAGACGATGGTGGAAGATTTGGTAATGTGGAAATACGAACTATTGTAAAACACAGGCACTTTAACCCAGGCTGcataaaatgtgtaattaacaCGTCAGGTATCCAATTTTGAGTCTTTCTGAAAAGCCGACTCTGGAACAGTCTTCCAATTAGCATTAGATCAGCAGACTCGGTCACAACTTTTAAGTCTTAAAACCcacttttataaaataaatgttttttcaatCAGCTGAATTATAGTcttttgtatgtttgtgtgctgatgtgtatatatgtgcatatgtaactgtatgaatatgtatatgcttgtttctttatttccccattctattgttttttatttaattatttatgtttcagtgtATTCTGTTGTACATTATGTGGATTtccttggaaagcactttgttcttgaaaagtgctctacaaataaacttattattattattatattattatttaaatgttttgaaataaaaacaagtggAAAAATCTACCAATGAACTTAAGGTCACATCCTTTgacttgtttaaaaaaataaagcatttaagaCTTGAAAATTGAATGGCATGTTAAGACAGACTGCTGCTGAAATCGGCACATTTGGCCACGGACATAAACTGAAGGGAGGAGATCTATTAATAATAAAGGACAAACACAAGAGTCTGCGCTCATAGAATGGAAAAAAACCATTttctaaagtaaaaaaaaatctaaatcaaaaaCATGAACGATTCATAAATCTCATAACAGGGTGGAGAAAACTGCCAGCCAAGCGAGCATGGAGGCAGCTCCGTTGCGCACACTCTGCATCTCAGTGCGCTTTGGAGAGCTTTTGTTCACCTTTTTACGCGGATGAATTACACACAATTGTCAACGCTTTGAGGCGCAGTAAAACACCAATATAGATGTTTTATACACCAGACAAACACCTAGGATGTTTTAGTGAAATATATACTTATCTTTGTGGCACGAGTCAGCCATTTAAACTCCCTCATTTTGGCGAGCCCAGATTAGAATTTACGCACCATAATATAATGTGTTACTGCCTTAACAACACAACCTGAGGACTTTAATCAACCTCGTTTGCCACACACTGCACGTGCAATAAAGTCCTATAAATCAATGAGCACATCAACTCCctggtaataaataaaaagccttATTTGTCCTTATGTCTCGGTTGGCAAGGAGACGATGGTGTCCAAAAAAATGGCTGTCCTCTATGTAACCCTGGCTGATTATACACAGAGAGGATTATTGTCCTCTAACTCGTGGGTTAATGTATAATTTGGTGCCATATGGCATTTTTAAAATCTGAGCCTTTATTTTCGTTGGCACTTCGATCTGTGTGGACCCAACTAATGATATTCAATTAGTCATTAAACAGGCCAAAAGACGAGCCCTATGTGGGGTTTTCACATAGGCTAATATTTGCTCGTCAAATATTTCCCTTTGAAACGTTTACAACGCATTTTTATCTTGCTGGCTGCCCAAGGGAACATCTGTGAGGGTTATTTTAGCCTCCCTCTTCTTGGATAAACCAGATCCCCCCAATTGGCCCTCTCTCTTGCGCCCTATGCACGAGTCTATTTGTTCACgttttgaaaagaaaatgtaataaaagagAGACCGGGGTGATGGATTTATGATTTATCAAAAGCACTTTACCATATGGCAGAGGCAGATttccaaatgtttgttttatgaaaGGAGACCAGAGTTACCTTTTTAATCTGGGCCACTTAACCTGGGAAAAGGATGCTCAAATCACGTGACATACACAAATCCCCCCATTAAATCCAATGAAACAAACCAGTGTTGATCATTTAGCTACTTTGAAATGATTTGGAAATTAGTGCCTTCATTTTAGTAGGATGATCAGAAAGTTTAAGGACTGAATTATGTTGCATTGGAAATCTGGTTTGTTTGAGACTGCAGGCAGCCACTGCGCAAAAAGGAAGCAGTCTGACTTCCCAAACTTTAAAATATTACTATGGCTAATTCTCCTGGTTACAGCACTACACAGACATTTTGAATCCAAATCACAATTTAAGAGGATCCAAAAGTGGAAATATTGTTTATGGCTCCTATACCAAATGTGGTAAACTCTATTCAGGTGCAGTAAATTCACTTTTCTGGTACAGCAAAGCTCCATCTAAATGTATGTAATATGGCACCAAAACAAGACACAGATGATTTGATTTCTTGGTAATATCTTATTTAACTTGGTTTATCAAGCACATGCAActcagaaatctttttttttttgttttattatttatattttaatttattactaaATATTTGATGTGCATAATAACTATAGATCAAACTCAAATTTAGACTTCCTTAATTTAAATAACAACTTGCTGGAGGGCTCTTTGGAGGAATCTTTTCCTGAATCATGAATCTATCCACTTTCCTCTGCATAGTACATAAATCACActgctttacttttttttaaatccctgGAAATAATGAAAAGACTAGTGGAATGGAAACCAGGATATTGTTATATTTATCTAAACGTATTTATGTCAACTAACTTATGTAAAGAGCTACTAACGTGAAGCCTCATTTTAAGTCTATAATGCCCACATTCGCTTCCAGGCAATATTGACATTTCAGGTTAACAGGCCACCGCGTCATGTTGAGGTCTGCAGGCCTATAAAGGTCTGCTGCAGGGCGTCATTCTCCTCATTGTCACCAGAGATACGAGGAGTTACCTGGACAATTGACTTTTGGACACTTCTGGAAACATTACGCATTTTGTTTGTTGTCATCAATTCCATCATCAAGGCTGCTGGGACCAAGAGGAGATGTGTGGAACAAACGATCTGCCAAATAAAGGTAACTTTTTACTATTTTATCATTCTGCAGTTTTTAGGCTATAATTAGATTCTAAGACACCTATAATTATACCACTTGTTGAGACTCCAAATGTGAACTATATTAGGCctataaatgtgattttttaaGTTTGCTATTTATtcatgttagaagaaaaggatttcatggaattctaaaaatatttcttgtaaaaatacagatttgttttgcaaaacttctgagagttaatgaaaatttgggcttttgcaacgtaaaattacatgtttcatttgtgatttatatgtagatggtcttagatttacggtgcatgactattctaacaataaatatatgttaaaagtaaaatatttcttgtaaaattacagaaataaaggctaattatataaagataattactggttgtttacagtttatttatgttaattacaaagacaaagacattttctgttattttagactttttttttttacagtgcatgtaactatatttttccttctgttagactccatctcttctcaaaaCCATCCTCCATATTCCTTATTTTGTCAGTTCCCTTTTCCATAACTAAACCACTTATTCTAAAGACATATTTAAACATGCTGTGTTCTGGTAAAGGTGGTGGAGGTGTCAACCAGCTAGGAGGGATGTTCCTGAACGGCAGACCTCTTCCTGAGtccaagaggaggaagatgatcGAGCTGGCCTCAGAGGGAGTCCGTCCGAGCCACATCTCCAGGATACTTCGGGTGCGTAAAACTCTTTTGGCACAAGTTGCGCAAATAACCACATTTTAGACTGGCGTATAAACGTCTTGTGTTAATATTCACACGCACATGGTCAGTTTTAGCAAATAGGAACATCAcattcagaattcagaatgtaagAAAAGTGGAACCTCTCTGTGTATTCCAGGTGTCCAACGGGTGCGTCAGTAAGATCCTGAGTCGCTTCAGACGCACCGGACTCCTGCAGCCAAAGACCATCGGAGGGAGTCGACCTCGGCTTCTCACCCCGGGTGTCATCTCCACAATCATCCAGTGCAAACGGGAAAACCCAACCATCTTTGCTTGGGAAATTAGAAAACGtcttgtagcagcagcagcagcagcagcagcagcacagatgtGCAAAGTCTCCAAAGTTCCCAGTGTAagtgcactgttaagaatttcccagtaaaataacagtaaagaactggcagcatgCAGGGTTGCatttaaattaacattattatactgtcgctgaaatgtacagctttgtactgttaatgaaaaatacagtttgaactgttttttttaaattaatttcacagtattttacagttaatttactgtttaaagatacattatatagctgtttttcacctttcttttacattatcttactgatttgttttaatgcactatttattttttacatacattttaataaacgttatttgttgcctaaatacatagacttagcaggttacagacataggaatagtctcactaaatacaaataaaggcatttgttaggaaaaaggctataatagacttgttgacacttttcccaaaatgtctgtctatagctgctacaagcacagaatgcaaaccagaacaacatgtgagtgaagaacagagctaattcactgattttacaatcatgtacaatgtacaagcctcacatgtacaggtcaggtcccagaattaaaaaaaatactgcatgaaactgttactgatgatactttagacagctgatcagcagtaaagtgctgtttttttagaatgcattatagttcagttaaaaaacggcctatgagcgtaatttcacaggttttcttttgtattaacagtaaagcactgttttttagcaaaaacaggttaatactgttgaaatcctgctgtaaatgaACAGCAATTGTTTAGGTTGACATTTTGGTTTTCATGAAACTGAGAATGTCCCCATGCATTTGACATGATGCTTTATTTTGCACGTTGTTTTTCCGCAAGGTGTCGTCTATAAATCGGATTTTAAGAAAGATCCACTTGGACCATGGGCCGATGTGCATGGAGATCAATGCGCATGTCAGGACTGAACAAGGTAAAGGTCACATGTGGAGGTCACTGGactaatgaaaatgatcattttATGGAACACAGTCACTTTATATTGCAGGGCAAAGTGCATAATTTCCCAAAGAACCTAATCTAACCATTTCATATATATTAAGCCTGTTGATTTACATAAATACCTACACATAAATCTacataaataagataagataagatattcctttataagTGCCGctgtggggaaatttgcagtgtacaggagcaaaggggatagtgcaaaaaacacagtaaaaaagagctaaacaaagtgtaacaaaatatgaaccatttaaatagaaggaagtataaaaataggagcagtatatacagtattgacagtAAAcggactattaacaaaattgcacaagtggaaaatgatattgcacagtgagaatgaatgaatgaatgaaattccacctgaaaatatcaggttattgtcagtttttataTACTGCCTAGTACATTAAAATGTGGCTGAACTAGCAAAGAGAGAGATCTGTTATAGGTCTAATAACCAGCATAACATTCTTGGATTTTTAGCAAGCTgatgtaatgtatgtatattatgCAGATGTGGATTCTCTGATTCAAGATGAAGTGAACAGGAGAAAGATGTCTGAGACGGTATGCAGCAATGACCAGAAGCCTAAAGGTGCCCAGCACCGAAACCGCACCACCTTCACCCCGGAGCAAAGCACAGCACTCGAGCAAGGTGACTTTGAATCTTTAAAGAGAACCTATTatgattttgtgctttttcctttatatagttttttgtgcatttaaaaggtctgtaaagttacaaagcccaaagtccacgccaaagggagttactctcccccacagaagcactgctcctgaactgcctgaaacacctccattgaagtcccgccttttcttttgtaacatggtgatgtcaccaagttacacatttgcataatacctgcctagtttGGATTTGGTACACCCTCAGACAAAACTAGTtggagtggagctggagcagagtttgaagagtttggtttggttgaccaatcacaccAAGGCTTTTTTTCGGCTCAAAcagagcttttcagacagagggtgaaacgaggtgctgcagcacagcctgtatgagaaaaataaagtgtttttttaacattaaagcatgtaaacatatagtagaaaccccaaatagaggtatgcacctgaaaagcacaataggtcctctttaacagtCGCAAAACTAACACAATACTGCATCTTTTCCACTCAGAGAAGCTCAATTAAATCTACATTTCTGTCTCCCGTATCAGAATTCTCTCAAAGCCAGTATGCGGATATGTACACGAGAGAGAAACTGTCAGCCGAGACCAAAGTTTCTGAGGACACCATCAAGGTATAGAGTCGTCATTTTAAATCATGCAGAATCACACATTTAATGTTTCTGCTCCTGACATGATTGTGTGTCTCCTACAGATCTGGTTTTCAAACAGACGGGCTAAATGGAGGAGGGAGGACAAACAAAGGACGCagagtaagtgtgtgtgtgtgtgtttatggcaAAGCCTAGAAAGATTATGCATAGGCTAATACATTATTTAACGAAATGTCTTTCTCCGTGACAGCTGCAGACCTTGAAAAGCAAAGAGATTTTGTTCCTGTGAGTCCAACAATACCACACAACTTCACATCTCAACAGGTACAGTGTGAAGTAACACTTTGTGAGACAAACTTCAAGGTCCTGAAAACTTTTTTCCTATACTATGAGCGATGGGGTCGTACACGATGACACTATTTTCTGCCAAATCAGGAGTTAGCAGTCGGTGTGTTGTCTGGTCGATGTCAATCAAATTGGATCAAACCGCACCCAGTCTTACTAAATAATACCTAGAgatgggttgttttttttaactttaatatttaatgttatggATGTAATATTAGACTTTTTCATATCAGTATCAAGTTACATAATTATGTTCAGTAAGGCCTCTGAAGCTATACGATGTTGAAAAAATATGCAGAGTCCTCATGGCTGGGGTGACTTTTTTGTCCTTAACTACCTGTAAGGAGGCGGACTGAAAAGGCATGGTATTTAAAGACACAGCTACATCTAGTGGATTTTTTTGAGCATAACATACATAAATCAAGTGGTAGAGATGGCTAAATTAGGTTGAGTTAAGTTCAAAACTCAGTGCTTTACCAAACAGTTGAGCAGAACATTAAAGGGTTAATGacttatattattaaatatatacatgattATATGTGAAATACAAAATGTCTTTTGGTTTATCCAGCTCAGTTGGACTCTGTTTGTCTCGATTTGAAGGTGTCAAGAGTCTACTGTGAAAACTCAGATGCCTCCCCTATGTACAACGCAGTCGCCAGGAAGTTGCAAAACGGCTACTTCTTCCCTACAGAAACAGGtaatacatctttttttttatcaaatcagTGTGTTCAGTGGTTAATTGTTGATTGAGGTGTTAAATATTTcacacaaataaaagaaaaaacctGCTTTTGCAGTATCCTTTGAAGTTAGATAAACTAAACTACCTATTTAATTCTTTCAATCTGACCTACAGGTACGAGAAATTCAGCATATGTGACCTCCATCTCAGTGCCACCTTCATTCCTCCATCAGTCTAATAAAATGACGGCCCAGACCGTGACAGACAAGACTCCACTGGATCTCCACAGAGGTAGAATCACTTTCCCTCtgaaccaccaccaccaccacacagaCACAAGGACGTCCGTCCCTTTGGAGACAATAAGATTAACAGACCAGCCAGTGACTCAGTGCTGGAACCAGCAGGGCATTTCTTTGACTTGGAGCCCGTTTCAAACAGATGAGAGGTTTCTACCCTGGGATGTGAATCCACACCGCTACCTGGATTAAATGCATGGTCACTTTTTTCTAACAGTGGTGAAGCATGTTTGTATTATTTCCAGACTGGAGGGACACATTCTGACCGGCAGAGGGCGACAGAGGACTGCTGGCATTACAGTCTGGTCCCCTACAATGCACTGCAGATTCACTCATCACTTTTCCTTGAAATAATAAGGTGTAACATTGGAATTAATATCTTAAGTATTATTCTAAATTCAAAGCTCTTGTTGTAAACTCAGACAACCCTGATGGATCTTAATTTAATCCACTTAAAACTGACTTGTAAAGAAGACAAAGTTCGTGCAACTTTGTCAGACGTTAAGTGCCGAATAAAGCTGCAGAGAAAAGGTggttatgatttattttacgAAGTgctgatttttatttatgtaagtTTCCAAGAAATAAGGAAGGCTTTTATATGCCAAGGTGTGATTAAAGCCAATGAATACATATTCTGCTTGAAAGGGTGCAGATTTTACAGGGTACATTCAGTGCTAACAGAGAATATCAAAACAGAAACGATATTTGAGCACAACTTTAACTACAGCAGTGTGACATAAATCATAGCTCCATGGATCATTTGAGGTTACCACTAGATAATATGGATGTTATCTCTTTTATAGAGTCTGTTTGTTTCAGTGCAGAAGGAGGTTACGGCACTCCTCCAACATTTTCCTTCCAGGGAGGGCCAGTGGGAGCGTCTATAAAAGTATAGCTTCAAAAAGTCTAAACATGACCTGATATCTGCTCTGCTCGGTATCAGCTTTTATGACTGCAACAGGGCAGAGGCATTGAGTTCCTTTAGATCCCTTTACTACAGCGAGGAGACGGTAAGACTCGGAGTTTCACGATAATTGGTCACCTGAGGGAAGGTTTGGGATCAGAAGGCAAACAGCTTGGTCAGCAGAATGGAAGTGGCCTACTGGCAAAATGACCTGTTGGAATTTAACGCTGTGAAGCCAGATAGGTAAATTACATCTCCACATGACGGTGTGCGTTTGTGTTGTGAGTTCTACTGCCAATGTAAATCATATGAAAGCCTTTTAAATAGATTTAGGTCAGAAATGGGAGCATGCTTTTCTCCTCCAAACCCTCTTTTGTTGAGGCCAGTTTTAGTGTTGCTGATAGTGGTCGCCAATGATAGTACTGTTCTTAAGTACAATTTCCAGGTACTTgtactgtactttttacttcactacatttatttgacaggaatAGTTTGTCACTTTACACATGCAcccaatttgactgttatcagcttATTAAAGgtgcgttatcagtggttataagcctcatagatgtgggtcatcaggggcctgctacacctactatgtggtaaaagtgaaagcaaaacttgaAAGCAACATTTTCTAACACGCTGTAAAActgaaaacattacattttgaacacaaacaaatatttgtcataattactacggtcactgttgtcttcttttattccttctttcagtgatcaaccatgtgaatcaatgataaaacctaccgcagcagggccctactgactcacatctatgaggctgataaccccTGATAACGCTCATTtaacctgataacagtctaaccagctgacagattaagattttacatttaGAACAAATCATAtggtacatttttaaattagtcGTTCCCAACGTTTTCGGTTTGTGACcatttacaaaaaaagcagTGTCTACTTGGGGCGCCACATGGTTTCgtaactgttaaaaaaaataaaagcaaagtacaaaaaatttATTCAGATTAGAAGAACTTGGTTTTTCTTCATTCCTCCCCTATTAATCATCTCACTACTCCTGAAACTTATCTCGTGACCCTCTGGAGGGGTCCGACCCCCACGTACTACTGCACTAAACTAGTGATTCACAAAGTGGGATCTGTGGCACTCTGCCAGGGCGTCCGGGAAAagttttcagattcattcaaATTATACATGATATACTATGTATACTTATCTAAGAATAAATTTGTTCCTGCACGAGGCCCATTAATCTTACATTTGGAGCATTAAGTATTTCTAATCTCACATTGAGCAACCAAAACATTCAGAGCTGCTGAAAAGCTTATCCAAGTGTATCTCACTGAAGTATGGGATGTCCAAATTTATAATCCAAAAGACCTGGTATTATTCATCTCCTTCAGTGGCTGTATTAATGACCACTACTGCTTTCAGCCACTTCAGAATATTTATCATGCACTAGAATCTGCTGCTCTGAGTGATACCGAGAGTAAACTGCCAAAACAGTAAGTGTCTGGCATTTAAACATATTACACATGGGAAAGAAATGGAGAATTTAGCTAAATGTAATGTCAGGTTGTTTATTAAAATAGGAATAATACAAAGGCtacaaaattcagaaaaaagatcatagatataaaacaactCACTAACACAAAATAGCAGCTGTTATATTTAAAGTTTACAGTATACAAACATATAAACAGAATGATCGTGACGTAAAAAATACTTATAAGTATGATATTTACAAAAATTACAAAGTGTAATTTACAGAATGCACTGGGCTATTTACATTAAGGGAAattaaataacacttcaatttacaaTACAATTATATGATTTGCCACAGTGACCAAGAATATGGGATATTTGGTTTCACCTATCTTACATGTCAGTTACCTTCAATGAAGCTTTCTTCATTTAAATTGCTACTTCATAGACGTTCACCTTGGCTTCAACCTGTGCAAGGCTATAAGAGGATTGCATTTGTTCTCAAAGTACGATTAAGGCCACAGTTATAATTTAATTGTATACAGTTACGGTCTTTGAAACCAAAGGCTGATGGGAAAGCCCCTAAAATAATGTTTGTTCCTTTATTGCTATGTACCATTTTCCATGTGAT includes:
- the pax4 gene encoding paired box protein Pax-4 isoform X2, with product MCGTNDLPNKGGGGVNQLGGMFLNGRPLPESKRRKMIELASEGVRPSHISRILRVSNGCVSKILSRFRRTGLLQPKTIGGSRPRLLTPGVISTIIQCKRENPTIFAWEIRKRLVAAAAAAAAAQMCKVSKVPSVSSINRILRKIHLDHGPMCMEINAHVRTEQDVDSLIQDEVNRRKMSETVCSNDQKPKGAQHRNRTTFTPEQSTALEQEFSQSQYADMYTREKLSAETKVSEDTIKIWFSNRRAKWRREDKQRTQTADLEKQRDFVPVSRVYCENSDASPMYNAVARKLQNGYFFPTETGTRNSAYVTSISVPPSFLHQSNKMTAQTVTDKTPLDLHRGRITFPLNHHHHHTDTRTSVPLETIRLTDQPVTQCWNQQGISLTWSPFQTDERFLPWDVNPHRYLD
- the pax4 gene encoding paired box protein Pax-4 isoform X1, producing MCGTNDLPNKGGGGVNQLGGMFLNGRPLPESKRRKMIELASEGVRPSHISRILRVSNGCVSKILSRFRRTGLLQPKTIGGSRPRLLTPGVISTIIQCKRENPTIFAWEIRKRLVAAAAAAAAAQMCKVSKVPSVSSINRILRKIHLDHGPMCMEINAHVRTEQDVDSLIQDEVNRRKMSETVCSNDQKPKGAQHRNRTTFTPEQSTALEQEFSQSQYADMYTREKLSAETKVSEDTIKIWFSNRRAKWRREDKQRTQTADLEKQRDFVPVSPTIPHNFTSQQVSRVYCENSDASPMYNAVARKLQNGYFFPTETGTRNSAYVTSISVPPSFLHQSNKMTAQTVTDKTPLDLHRGRITFPLNHHHHHTDTRTSVPLETIRLTDQPVTQCWNQQGISLTWSPFQTDERFLPWDVNPHRYLD